In Symmachiella dynata, the following are encoded in one genomic region:
- a CDS encoding GlsB/YeaQ/YmgE family stress response membrane protein, with translation MKFELAQIVVWLIVGALAGSLAGMVVTFKKEGLGRWTNLGVGLAGALIGGGLFKVLNINLALGELNVSFQDLVSAFAGSMVLIIIWWIVSKTRRRKSHSNEHDSSHP, from the coding sequence ATGAAATTTGAACTTGCCCAAATCGTGGTCTGGCTCATTGTGGGGGCATTGGCCGGCTCGCTCGCGGGGATGGTCGTCACCTTCAAAAAAGAAGGCCTGGGCCGCTGGACCAACCTGGGAGTGGGACTAGCGGGAGCACTGATTGGCGGCGGGCTGTTCAAAGTGTTGAATATCAACCTCGCGCTCGGCGAACTCAACGTCAGCTTTCAAGACCTCGTCTCCGCATTCGCAGGCTCGATGGTCTTGATTATTATCTGGTGGATTGTCAGTAAAACACGACGTCGCAAGTCGCACTCCAACGAGCACGACTCGTCTCACCCCTGA